In Oryza brachyantha chromosome 1, ObraRS2, whole genome shotgun sequence, the following are encoded in one genomic region:
- the LOC102700381 gene encoding phosphoenolpyruvate carboxylase, housekeeping isozyme: MARNAADKATSIDAQLRILAPKKLSEDDKLVEYDALLLDRFLDILQDLHGEDIRETVQECYEFAAEYESKIDPKQLDAIGNVLTRLDPGDSIVITKSFSHMLILANLAEEVQIAYRRRIKLKKGDFADENSATTESNFEETLKRLVGELKKSPQEVFDALKSQTIDLVLTAHPTQSVRRSLLQKHGRIRNCLTKLYAKDITPDEKQELDEALQREIQAAFRTDEIRRAPPTPQDEMRAGMSYFHETIWKGVPKFLRRVDTALKNIGINERVPYNAPLIQFSSWMGGDRDGNPRVTPEVTRDVCLLARMMAANLYYAQIEDLMFELSMWRCTDELRVKADELHRSSKKDTTKHYIEFWKQVPPSEPYRVILSDVRDKLYNTRERARHLLANGFSEIPDEATFTDVEQFLEPLELCYRSLCTCGDDSIADGSLLDFLRQVSTFGLSLVRLDIRQESDRHTDVMDAITQYLGIGSYREWSEEKRQDWLLSELNGKRPLFGPDLPKTEEIADVLDTFHVLAELPSDSFGAYVISMATAPSDVLAVELLQRECHVKKPMRVVPLFEKLADLEAAPAALARLFSVEWYRNRINGKQEVMIGYSDSGKDAGRFSAAWQLYKAQEELIKVAKQFGVKLTMFHGRGGTVGRGGGPTHLAILSQPPETIHGSLRVTVQGEVIEQSFGEEHLCFRTLQRFTAATLEHGMHPPISPKPEWRALMDEMAVVATKEYRSIVFQEPRFVEYFRLATPELEYGRMNIGSRPSKRKPSGGIESLRAIPWIFAWTQTRFHLPVWLGFGAAFKHVLQKDIRNLQILQEMYNEWPFFRVTIDLVEMVFAKGDPGIAALYDKLLVSEDLWSFGARLRANYEETKQLLLQVAGHKDLLEGDPYLRQRLRIRDSYITALNVCQACTLKRIRDPGFHVSPRAHLSKDIMDSGKPAAELVKLNTTSEYAPGLEDTLILTMKGIAAGMQNTG; this comes from the exons ATGGCGCGCAATGCGGCGGACAAGGCGACGTCCATCGACGCGCAGCTGCGAATCCTGGCGCCTAAGAAGCTCTCGGAGGACGACAAGCTGGTCGAGTACGACGCCCTGCTCCTCGATCGCTTCCTTGACATCCTTCAGGATCTGCATGGGGAAGACATCAGGGAGACG GTTCAAGAATGCTATGAGTTTGCTGCTGAGTATGAAAGTAAGATTGACCCCAAACAGCTGGATGCGATCGGGAATGTGTTAACTCGTTTGGATCCTGGAGACTCCATCGTGATAACGAAGTCGTTTTCACACATGCTTATCCTGGCAAACTTGGCTGAGGAAGTCCAGATTGCGTATCGTAGGAGGATAAAATTAAAGAAGGGTGATTTTGCTGATGAGAACTCTGCTACAACTGAATCAAACTTTGAGGAGACCCTAAAAAGGCTCGTTGGTGAGCTTAAGAAATCCCCTCAGGAGGTATTTGATGCTCTCAAGAGTCAAACAATTGACCTGGTCCTGACAGCACATCCAACTCAGTCGGTCAGGAGGTCGCTTCTACAAAAGCATGGCAG GATAAGAAATTGTTTAACAAAACTTTATGCAAAGGACATAACTCCAGATGAGAAGCAGGAACTCGATGAAGCACTTCAGAGAGAG ATTCAAGCTGCCTTTAGAACTGATGAAATTCGGCGAGCACCTCCTACACCACAGGATGAAATGCGTGCTGGAATGAGTTATTTTCATGAGACAATATGGAAGGGTGTTCCCAAGTTTTTACGCAGGGTTGATACTGCCCTTAAGAACATTGGCATAAACGAGCGAGTGCCTTATAATGCTCCTCTTATTCAATTTTCGTCTTGGATGGGTGGAGACCGTGATG GAAATCCAAGAGTCACACCAGAGGTTACAAGGGACGTATGCCTGTTGGCTAGAATGATGGCTGCTAACTTGTACTATGCACAGATAGAGGATCTGATGTTTgag CTATCTATGTGGCGTTGTACTGATGAACTACGTGTGAAAGCTGATGAGTTACACCGTTCCTCAAAGAAAGACACAACAAAACACTATATAG AGTTCTGGAAACAGGTTCCTCCAAGCGAACCCTATCGTGTAATTCTGAGTGATGTCAGAGATAAATTGTACAATACACGCGAGCGGGCACGCCATTTATTGGCCAATGGATTTTCTGAAATTCCTGACGAAGCAACCTTCACTGATGTTGAGCAG TTCTTGGAGCCTCTTGAGCTCTGTTACAGATCTCTCTGTACTTGTGGTGATGATTCTATTGCTGATGGCAGTCTTCTTGACTTTTTGCGGCAAGTGTCCACATTTGGACTATCCCTTGTTAGACTTGATATTAGGCAGGAATCTGACCGACATACTGATGTTATGGATGCCATAACTCAATACCTTGGAATTGGATCATATCGTGAATGGTCGGAGGAGAAACGCCAAGACTGGCTACTGTCAGAACTCAATGGAAAGAGGCCGTTATTTGGTCCTGACCTTCCCAAGACAGAGGAAATTGCTGATGTTCTGGATACTTTTCATGTGTTAGCAGAACTACCCTCTGATAGCTTTGGTGCATATGTAATATCCATGGCAACAGCTCCTTCAGATGTTCTAGCAGTTGAGCTTTTGCAGCGTGAATGTCATGTGAAGAAGCCAATGAGAGTTGTGCCATTGTTTGAAAAACTGGCAGATCTGGAAGCAGCACCAGCAGCTCTTGCCCGACTTTTCTCTGTTGAGTGGTATAGAAATAGGATCAATGGAAAGCAGGAAGTAATGATTGGATATTCAGATTCTGGGAAGGATGCTGGTCGTTTCTCTGCAGCTTGGCAACTGTACAAAGCTCAAGAGGAGCTTATTAAAGTTGCTAAGCAGTTTGGGGTTAAGTTGACTATGTTTCATGGGCGTGGTGGAACTGTTGGAAGAGGTGGGGGTCCTACCCACCTTGCTATACTGTCACAACCTCCGGAGACCATTCATGGATCACTTCGTGTGACTGTTCAAGGTGAAGTCATTGAGCAATCTTTTGGAGAGGAGCATTTGTGTTTTAGGACACTTCAACGTTTTACAGCTGCTACTCTTGAACATGGCATGCATCCACCAATTTCACCAAAGCCAGAATGGCGTGCTCTGATGGATGAAATGGCTGTTGTTGCTACAAAAGAATACCGATCCATTGTCTTCCAAGAGCCGCGATTTGTTGAATATTTTCGTCTT GCGACACCAGAGTTGGAATATGGTAGGATGAATATTGGAAGTAGACCATCAAAAAGAAAGCCAAGTGGAGGCATTGAATCACTACGTGCAATTCCTTGGATCTTTGCTTGGACACAGACTCGATTCCACCTACCAGTGTGGCTTGGTTTTGGCGCAGCGTTCAAGCATGTCTTGCAAAAGGACATACGCAATCTTCAAATCCTCCAGGAGATGTACAACGAATGGCCATTTTTCAGGGTTACAATAGACTTGGTTGAGATGGTGTTTGCTAAGGGTGATCCTGGTATTGCAGCTCTGTATGACAAGTTGCTGGTGTCTGAGGATTTATGGTCATTTGGTGCTCGTCTTAGAGCAAACTatgaagaaacaaaacaacttCTTCTACAA GTTGCTGGACACAAAGACCTCCTTGAGGGAGATCCTTACTTGAGGCAGAGACTGCGTATCCGTGATTCCTACATTACAGCACTGAATGTTTGCCAAGCCTGCACGCTAAAGCGTATCAGGGACCCTGGCTTCCATGTAAGCCCCCGAGCTCATCTGTCGAAGGACATAATGGACTCAGGGAAGCCAGCTGCCGAGCTCGTGAAGCTTAACACAACGAGTGAGTACGCCCCAGGCCTCGAGGATACTCTCATCCTGACCATGAAGGGCATCGCTGCCGGTATGCAGAACACTGGGTGA